One genomic segment of Catalinimonas alkaloidigena includes these proteins:
- a CDS encoding T9SS type A sorting domain-containing protein, with product MKTRRKQNLKPSTGLKQKQALIYTIVGSLFATLLVGCAVFIYFNLGSNTDSEAASPDYYSVADGEWESGTTWYSGSAPPTNNINADIEIYEYVTRYGDLSYASGAKKTLTVNDTLLIVGDLTMGNKNDVTVNEGGVLIITGNFNADNKIVVGNGGVIAVGGDLNFPSNNQDTYDGSGGGELFVVGEISGNDTATDAQKDASELQSEENGIYTILSENGVTALPITLTYFRAIAEDGRVVLYWQTAQEINNDFFTFERSADGKKFYVIGTMEGAGNSDKALNYQFIDKQPLSGQSFYRLKQTDFDGKFEYFDIITVNSQDSKLTSEQSLEIISVGPNPFNDSFTVAFNLPEYGEVSLQLMNQSGMIVASERIEAYQGRNQYKYQHTDGLKQGIYLMTLTHANYKSKSFKLIKN from the coding sequence ATGAAAACTAGAAGAAAACAAAACCTTAAGCCTTCAACTGGGCTAAAGCAGAAACAGGCACTTATTTACACAATAGTAGGAAGCTTATTTGCTACTCTTCTGGTGGGTTGTGCTGTATTTATTTATTTCAATTTAGGCTCAAATACAGATAGTGAGGCGGCATCACCCGACTATTATTCCGTAGCGGATGGGGAGTGGGAGAGCGGTACTACCTGGTACAGCGGGTCAGCACCTCCTACCAATAACATCAATGCTGATATTGAGATATACGAATATGTTACCCGATATGGTGATTTAAGTTATGCAAGCGGCGCGAAAAAAACTTTGACTGTTAATGATACACTTCTCATTGTTGGAGATTTAACAATGGGTAATAAAAATGATGTAACTGTAAACGAGGGTGGGGTGCTAATCATTACTGGTAATTTCAATGCTGACAATAAGATTGTAGTAGGCAATGGAGGGGTAATTGCAGTAGGAGGAGACCTGAATTTTCCTTCCAATAACCAGGATACCTATGACGGAAGTGGTGGGGGGGAACTTTTTGTAGTAGGAGAAATATCGGGTAATGACACTGCTACAGACGCACAGAAAGATGCCTCAGAGCTTCAGAGTGAGGAAAATGGCATTTATACAATATTATCAGAAAATGGTGTGACTGCATTGCCCATTACCTTAACATATTTTAGAGCTATAGCAGAAGATGGGAGGGTGGTGCTATACTGGCAAACAGCTCAGGAGATCAATAACGATTTTTTTACTTTTGAGCGTAGTGCCGATGGAAAAAAGTTCTATGTGATCGGTACAATGGAAGGTGCTGGTAATAGCGATAAAGCATTGAACTATCAATTTATTGACAAGCAACCTTTGTCAGGCCAAAGCTTTTATAGGCTCAAACAAACCGATTTTGATGGTAAATTTGAATACTTTGACATTATTACGGTCAATTCTCAAGACTCAAAACTCACCAGTGAACAATCCCTTGAGATCATAAGTGTAGGCCCAAATCCTTTTAATGATTCATTTACAGTAGCATTTAATCTGCCTGAGTACGGTGAGGTATCATTACAGTTGATGAACCAGAGTGGGATGATAGTAGCAAGTGAGCGGATTGAGGCATATCAGGGAAGAAATCAATATAAATATCAGCATACCGATGGCTTAAAACAAGGAATTTATCTGATGACACTGACTCATGCTAATTATAAGTCTAAGTCTTTCAAATTAATTAAAAACTAA
- a CDS encoding sigma-54-dependent transcriptional regulator — protein MKKIIKAFCVEDDPFYGQMIKLTLEKNSNIEVSVFTSGEELISHLYQNPDLVTIDFNLPGLSGLEILKKVNDHNCDIAKIIISGQENVSVAVESYKNGADYYIVKNPDTFSELEQCISKIIRQIGIKTELNHLKDKIIDRHKYSSIIGESQAILKVIGLLQKVENNNIQVLITGESGTGKEVVANSIHYNSKRKRKPFIAFNVAAIPEDLIESELFGHEKGAFTGANSKRIGKFEEADGGTILLDEVGEMDINLQTKLLRVLQENTVCRIGSNKEIPIDTRVLAATNKNLAQRVKEGKFREDLYYRLQGFIINLPPLRERENDVILLANHFLNAFCIQNKLGTKTFSKEAIEAIISHSWPGNIRELKSFVERTALISENDKISCEDMLFSPSIV, from the coding sequence ATGAAAAAAATTATCAAAGCTTTTTGTGTTGAGGATGATCCATTTTATGGTCAGATGATAAAGCTAACACTAGAAAAAAATAGTAACATAGAAGTATCTGTTTTTACTAGTGGAGAGGAGCTTATCAGTCATTTATACCAAAACCCAGACTTAGTCACAATTGATTTTAACCTCCCCGGTTTAAGTGGTTTGGAGATTCTTAAGAAAGTGAATGATCACAACTGTGATATCGCGAAGATTATTATATCAGGTCAAGAAAATGTAAGTGTGGCAGTGGAGTCTTATAAAAATGGCGCTGACTACTATATAGTAAAAAACCCTGATACATTTTCAGAGCTCGAGCAATGTATCAGTAAAATTATCCGTCAAATTGGAATTAAAACAGAACTTAACCATTTAAAAGACAAGATAATTGACCGGCACAAATATTCATCTATCATTGGAGAAAGCCAGGCAATACTAAAAGTTATAGGATTGCTGCAAAAAGTTGAAAATAATAATATTCAGGTCCTCATAACAGGAGAAAGTGGTACTGGCAAAGAGGTAGTGGCCAACTCCATTCATTATAATTCCAAACGTAAAAGAAAGCCATTTATAGCGTTTAATGTAGCCGCTATTCCGGAAGATTTAATAGAAAGTGAACTTTTTGGCCATGAGAAAGGAGCTTTTACAGGGGCTAACAGTAAAAGGATAGGCAAATTTGAAGAAGCAGATGGAGGTACTATTCTTTTGGATGAAGTGGGTGAAATGGATATCAATCTTCAAACCAAGCTTTTGCGCGTTTTGCAGGAAAATACTGTTTGCAGAATTGGGAGTAACAAGGAAATACCAATTGATACCAGAGTACTGGCAGCCACCAATAAGAATCTTGCGCAACGGGTGAAAGAAGGAAAATTCCGTGAAGACCTTTATTACCGATTGCAGGGATTTATCATCAATTTACCACCGCTCAGAGAAAGGGAGAATGATGTTATCCTTCTTGCTAATCATTTTTTAAATGCTTTTTGTATACAGAACAAACTGGGAACGAAAACTTTCAGTAAAGAAGCGATTGAAGCAATAATTTCACATTCATGGCCGGGAAATATCAGGGAATTAAAATCATTTGTTGAAAGAACAGCACTGATCAGTGAAAATGATAAGATCAGCTGCGAGGATATGTTGTTTTCTCCTTCAATTGTCTAA
- a CDS encoding FadR/GntR family transcriptional regulator translates to MKEKYLNTFKEIILEKPVDKIIQQIKELISSGQLKPGDKLPSERALSELLGVGRSHVRDAIRKLEFYGILKTLPQSGTVVAGLGITALEGLITDVLQMEGRDFYALVETRVLLETNAARFAALRRSDDDIVAISNSLSDYEKAVSSGGDSVEYDLLFHLKIAEASKNPVLKSLMLIITPDILTHFKKNNVCAGNRPVSALEEHYKILDHIKKKNSEKAAESMRSHLQEILNFSTNENPLEKNNGKRK, encoded by the coding sequence ATGAAAGAAAAATACTTAAATACTTTTAAAGAGATCATTCTGGAAAAGCCTGTTGATAAAATTATTCAGCAGATCAAAGAATTGATCTCAAGTGGCCAGTTAAAGCCAGGTGACAAATTGCCATCTGAACGAGCGCTGAGCGAGCTCTTGGGGGTAGGGCGCTCTCATGTGCGGGATGCAATACGAAAACTTGAATTCTATGGTATACTCAAGACCTTACCCCAGAGCGGAACCGTAGTGGCGGGGCTTGGTATTACTGCCTTGGAGGGGTTAATTACCGATGTCCTACAGATGGAAGGCAGAGACTTTTATGCCTTGGTAGAAACCAGAGTATTGCTGGAAACAAATGCTGCAAGATTTGCTGCCCTTAGAAGATCAGATGATGACATTGTAGCAATATCTAATTCACTTTCTGACTACGAGAAGGCTGTATCATCAGGAGGGGATTCAGTAGAATATGACTTATTATTTCACCTTAAAATAGCTGAAGCAAGTAAAAATCCGGTGTTAAAGTCTTTGATGCTTATCATTACCCCAGACATACTAACTCATTTTAAAAAGAACAATGTTTGTGCCGGCAACAGGCCTGTTTCAGCATTAGAAGAACACTACAAAATTTTGGATCATATTAAAAAGAAAAATAGTGAAAAGGCTGCCGAATCAATGAGAAGCCATTTACAAGAGATACTAAACTTTTCTACTAACGAAAACCCATTGGAAAAAAACAATGGCAAACGGAAATAA
- a CDS encoding polysaccharide lyase 6 family protein, protein MIKHRTTYLLIIILVSSLLNSCKSTGPSLVKDEEELEKAIADARPGSTITLANGIWKDTEIEFVGEGKKDSLITLKAEEAGKVFIEGQSNLSLSGNYLEVSGLVFRNGYSPTNSVIAFRTSEDKLANHSRVTNCVIDNFSKPERFESDIWVTMYGKNNRFDHNSLIGKRNLGVTMAVRLNTEASRENSHLIEYNYFGPRQNMAANGGETLRIGTSHYSLTDSKTTVSNNYFDRCDGEHEIISNKSGRNVFKNNVFDQCRGTLTMRHGQHTLVENNYFLGRRKPNTGGIRVINEYQKVINNYMSGLTGYRFRGALVIMNGVPNSPINRYNQVVDSKVEGNIMIDCDHVQLCAGSDEERSAVPVGTTFTNNIILSKTNTEPFTVYDEISGITFSQNLINREAKPPLQNGFKPVDYQVEETAQGLIVPSKNLLEQIGFTEPKLPVQKSETGADYYAQEFKEPAFRTGKRIKVPSGTNTLLEALEKSESGDVLVLESAGEYLLTKDFPIHHLITIQADACDKPVIRSEKNTFFRIENEGGLELVNLKLDGSKSPDMAGNSVVSTSKYSMNRNYKLFVRSCEVSDLDVNHTFDFLKIYPSTMADTVLIENSSFRNVSGSIVSMAEEVDDLGMYNVEHVIIKDSHFNQVEGSVANVYRGGTDESTFGPIVSITNSKFTEVGKGPRNKTEASLKFHGVQNLMISDSQWQSSAPLTLYLTNGEPITQIENITLANSGNIVSNSPEYSKSEVKIISQ, encoded by the coding sequence ATGATAAAACATCGCACAACCTATCTACTGATAATTATTCTGGTTTCCAGCCTTTTGAACTCTTGCAAAAGTACAGGTCCATCATTAGTGAAAGACGAAGAGGAGCTGGAAAAAGCCATTGCTGATGCCCGCCCGGGAAGCACAATAACGCTGGCCAATGGTATTTGGAAAGACACAGAAATTGAGTTTGTAGGAGAAGGAAAGAAAGACTCATTAATCACACTCAAAGCAGAAGAAGCGGGAAAAGTATTTATTGAAGGACAGTCCAATTTGAGTTTGTCTGGAAACTATCTGGAAGTGTCTGGCTTGGTGTTTAGAAATGGCTACTCACCCACCAATTCGGTAATTGCTTTTCGTACCAGTGAAGATAAGCTGGCCAATCACTCAAGAGTGACCAATTGCGTCATCGATAACTTTAGTAAACCCGAACGATTTGAGTCAGATATATGGGTGACCATGTATGGCAAAAACAATAGGTTTGACCATAATAGCCTGATCGGGAAGAGAAACCTGGGGGTAACGATGGCCGTCAGGCTCAATACTGAAGCGAGCAGAGAAAACAGTCATCTGATAGAGTATAACTACTTTGGCCCGCGTCAAAACATGGCAGCGAATGGAGGAGAAACCCTACGCATCGGCACCAGCCATTATTCATTGACCGATAGTAAAACCACTGTCAGCAATAACTATTTTGACCGCTGCGACGGTGAGCATGAAATCATCTCCAATAAGTCAGGTAGAAATGTATTTAAGAACAATGTGTTTGACCAATGTCGGGGTACCCTAACCATGCGCCACGGTCAGCATACGCTGGTAGAGAACAACTATTTTCTTGGCAGAAGAAAGCCAAATACCGGTGGTATACGAGTGATCAACGAGTATCAAAAGGTGATCAATAATTATATGAGTGGACTTACCGGTTATCGCTTCAGAGGGGCCTTGGTGATCATGAATGGTGTACCCAACTCACCCATCAATCGCTACAACCAGGTAGTAGATTCCAAAGTAGAAGGCAACATCATGATCGATTGTGACCATGTACAGCTATGTGCCGGAAGTGATGAAGAGCGCTCGGCAGTACCGGTAGGGACTACTTTTACTAACAATATAATTTTGAGTAAAACCAACACGGAGCCTTTTACGGTTTACGATGAAATTTCAGGCATTACATTTTCTCAAAACCTGATTAACCGGGAAGCTAAACCTCCCCTGCAGAACGGCTTCAAACCGGTAGATTATCAGGTAGAAGAAACAGCGCAGGGCCTTATTGTGCCATCAAAAAATTTGCTGGAACAGATTGGTTTTACCGAGCCTAAACTACCGGTGCAGAAAAGTGAAACGGGAGCTGATTATTACGCACAAGAGTTTAAGGAACCTGCATTTAGAACGGGTAAGCGCATCAAAGTGCCTTCCGGTACCAATACCCTGCTGGAAGCTTTAGAAAAAAGTGAATCAGGGGATGTGCTGGTCTTGGAAAGTGCAGGTGAATACCTGTTGACTAAAGATTTTCCCATCCATCACCTCATTACAATACAGGCAGATGCCTGCGATAAGCCAGTCATTCGTTCAGAAAAAAACACCTTTTTTAGAATTGAAAATGAAGGTGGCCTGGAGCTGGTAAATTTAAAGCTGGACGGCTCAAAGTCTCCAGATATGGCAGGGAATAGTGTAGTCAGTACCAGCAAGTATTCCATGAATAGAAACTATAAACTATTTGTCCGCAGCTGTGAGGTGAGCGACCTGGATGTCAATCACACTTTTGATTTTCTGAAAATCTACCCCAGTACGATGGCTGACACAGTGCTGATAGAAAACTCCAGTTTCAGAAATGTCAGCGGCTCAATCGTTTCTATGGCTGAAGAAGTGGATGATCTGGGCATGTATAATGTGGAGCATGTAATCATTAAGGATAGCCATTTCAATCAGGTAGAAGGTTCGGTTGCAAATGTCTATCGTGGAGGAACAGATGAGAGTACCTTTGGTCCCATCGTAAGCATTACGAACTCAAAGTTTACTGAGGTAGGTAAAGGCCCGCGTAATAAAACAGAGGCCTCGCTTAAGTTTCATGGTGTACAAAACCTGATGATCTCCGACTCTCAATGGCAATCAAGTGCCCCGCTGACGCTGTATCTGACAAACGGAGAACCCATTACTCAAATCGAGAATATTACACTTGCCAACTCTGGAAACATTGTAAGTAACAGCCCGGAGTACAGTAAAAGTGAAGTTAAAATTATAAGCCAATAA
- a CDS encoding heparinase II/III domain-containing protein, whose translation MKSNLSILIYILLLILPDVYGQEHPNLILTEEGVINMRANLGKIPLFDQSFETVRQQVDAEIEAGIAVPIPKDLAGGYTHEKHKANFFTIQKAGVIFQITGEEKYAIYIRDMLLEYAGMFPKLGKHPATRSYARGKLFWQCLNDANWLVYTSQGYDCIYDWLDEETKTRLNTELFRPYADYISLENPRFFNRLHNHSTWGNAAVGMIGLVMDDEELIDRALYAFDIEDSVKLKSDNDGGTIDLQGYKAGGFLAQIDHSFSPDGYYTEGPYYQRYAIYPFLVFAQALANKKPELEILNYRDRLLLKAIYALINQTNAQGEFFPINDAQKGMSLASRELAFAVTMAYHYGGNDPQLLSIIKDQARVPLNDSGLAAAKAIAEGKTKPYQYKSLELTDGARGDEGAIGIIRADGLTLVMKYAKHGMGHGHFDRLGFLLYDELGEVIQDYGSARWVNIEHKDGGGYLKENHSWAKETVAHNTLVINKDSHFDHNVKAADKSAGTPYCFLPGDTVQIMSAKELNAYEDIEMQRTMAVLNIEELENPIIIDLFSVQAPEGTRYDLPLYYLGGLMSTNQEIETNNNLMPMGTNDGYQHLWQEGQAALEGNVLRFTWFNHGKFFTMNADIREGDELLLTRIGANDPNFNLRRDPGLIRRRTEGNTTFASLYEMHGSYDYASEIPINAFTSVTDLEVLHESADYVAIQFQLKSGEHYQFAFSLNDKQENSEHSIETTTGQLKWKGIYNLKKHKNYGEK comes from the coding sequence TTGAAAAGCAACCTATCTATACTAATCTACATTTTACTGCTCATTCTTCCTGATGTGTATGGACAGGAGCATCCAAACCTTATTCTAACAGAGGAAGGGGTTATCAACATGAGAGCAAATCTGGGAAAGATCCCCCTTTTTGATCAGTCATTTGAAACTGTTCGCCAGCAGGTAGACGCAGAAATTGAAGCAGGCATTGCTGTTCCCATTCCTAAGGATCTGGCCGGAGGATATACCCATGAGAAACATAAGGCCAACTTCTTCACCATACAAAAAGCAGGAGTGATATTTCAAATTACCGGTGAGGAAAAATACGCCATTTATATACGAGATATGCTTCTCGAGTACGCAGGAATGTTCCCAAAACTGGGTAAACATCCAGCCACACGATCTTATGCACGAGGAAAGCTTTTCTGGCAATGCCTCAATGATGCGAACTGGCTGGTGTATACCAGTCAGGGCTATGACTGCATTTACGACTGGTTGGATGAGGAAACCAAAACAAGGCTGAATACTGAGCTTTTCAGGCCATATGCTGATTACATCTCACTTGAAAACCCTCGGTTCTTCAACCGTTTACATAACCATAGCACCTGGGGAAATGCGGCGGTAGGGATGATTGGTTTGGTGATGGACGATGAAGAACTCATTGACCGGGCGCTTTATGCATTTGACATCGAGGATTCTGTTAAGCTGAAATCTGATAACGATGGGGGCACAATAGATTTGCAAGGGTATAAAGCAGGCGGGTTTCTGGCACAAATTGATCACTCCTTTTCCCCAGATGGTTATTACACGGAAGGGCCTTATTACCAACGCTACGCCATATATCCGTTCCTGGTTTTTGCACAGGCTTTAGCGAACAAAAAACCTGAACTAGAAATTCTGAACTATCGGGATCGTTTGTTACTTAAAGCAATTTATGCCCTGATTAATCAAACGAATGCCCAGGGGGAGTTCTTTCCAATCAATGATGCACAGAAAGGAATGTCCCTGGCCTCCCGCGAGCTTGCCTTTGCAGTGACTATGGCCTATCATTATGGTGGAAACGACCCACAATTGCTTTCCATTATCAAGGATCAGGCTAGGGTTCCGTTAAATGATTCCGGCCTGGCTGCTGCAAAAGCAATCGCTGAAGGTAAAACGAAACCATATCAATACAAAAGCCTGGAACTTACCGATGGTGCGAGGGGTGATGAAGGCGCTATAGGAATTATCCGCGCTGATGGTCTGACCCTGGTTATGAAATATGCTAAACACGGTATGGGGCACGGCCATTTCGACCGATTGGGATTCTTGCTGTACGATGAACTTGGTGAAGTAATCCAGGATTATGGTTCGGCACGTTGGGTCAACATAGAGCATAAAGATGGTGGAGGATACCTGAAAGAGAATCATAGCTGGGCGAAGGAGACAGTTGCGCACAATACGCTTGTAATCAATAAAGATTCGCACTTTGATCATAATGTTAAAGCGGCTGACAAATCCGCGGGTACACCCTATTGCTTTTTGCCGGGTGATACGGTCCAGATCATGAGCGCTAAAGAATTGAATGCTTATGAGGACATTGAGATGCAGCGGACTATGGCGGTCCTGAACATTGAGGAATTAGAAAACCCCATCATCATTGATCTTTTCTCAGTACAGGCTCCTGAAGGAACGAGATACGATTTGCCGCTTTACTATTTAGGTGGGCTCATGTCAACGAATCAGGAAATTGAAACGAACAACAACCTGATGCCCATGGGTACCAATGATGGCTACCAGCATTTATGGCAGGAAGGTCAAGCTGCGCTTGAAGGGAATGTATTAAGGTTTACCTGGTTCAATCATGGAAAATTTTTCACCATGAACGCTGACATTCGTGAAGGAGATGAGTTGCTGTTGACCAGGATAGGGGCCAATGATCCCAATTTCAACCTGCGAAGAGATCCCGGCTTAATTCGTAGGAGAACAGAAGGTAATACCACTTTTGCCAGCCTCTATGAGATGCATGGTTCTTATGATTACGCCAGTGAGATTCCCATTAACGCATTTACTTCTGTCACTGATCTGGAAGTACTTCATGAATCAGCGGATTATGTCGCTATTCAATTTCAACTCAAGAGCGGTGAGCATTATCAGTTTGCATTCTCGCTCAATGATAAGCAGGAGAACAGTGAACATTCAATAGAAACCACAACTGGTCAATTAAAATGGAAAGGAATTTATAATCTAAAAAAACACAAAAACTATGGAGAGAAATAG
- a CDS encoding cupin domain-containing protein gives MERNSEKYILTEGMNWEELGGGVSRKMLGYDNQIMMVLVKFEKGALGTPHSHFHTQATYCVSGKFEFDIDGVKQIVSGGDGVYIEPNLLHSAVCLEAGMLIDTFSPVREDFLTGNKPSYFGD, from the coding sequence ATGGAGAGAAATAGTGAAAAGTACATTTTAACAGAAGGTATGAACTGGGAAGAACTTGGAGGGGGCGTTTCCAGGAAAATGCTCGGCTATGATAACCAGATCATGATGGTACTGGTCAAGTTTGAGAAAGGTGCTTTGGGCACACCTCACAGTCATTTTCATACGCAGGCTACTTATTGTGTGTCAGGAAAATTTGAATTTGATATTGATGGGGTTAAGCAAATCGTAAGTGGAGGAGATGGTGTATATATCGAGCCAAACCTATTACACAGTGCCGTCTGCCTTGAGGCCGGAATGTTAATTGATACTTTCAGCCCGGTGAGAGAAGATTTTCTAACAGGTAATAAACCATCATATTTTGGAGACTAA
- a CDS encoding MFS transporter, with protein METKTKKPKLLKINGLRWWIIGLVCLATIINYIDRSALAIMWPDISNDLGMDKNDYALILNVFLVAYAIGQSVSGKMFDKIGTRLGFVVSITVWGLATALHALARGVLTFSFFRVLLGLGEAGNWPGAVKSNAEWFPVKERALAQGIFNSGAAMGSIVAPPLIAVVWVAIGWKMTFLLLGILGLIWVIPWLIFNKALPSKHNWITDEERDHILSGMQQKEEASDKPGLSMSAILAHRESWAVLASRFFIEPIWWLFVGWMPIYLADVYGFNVKEIGLMAWVPYVGAALGSLSGGYYSGRLMINGASIDKARKQTILIGCIIMFLGMAATILYGNTPIKFVAIVAVVLFGFQFVISNIQTIPSDLFSGKSVGSLAGLGGTVGIFSVIIMNFLVPVITENYSYTPIFIMIAAFVPLGYLSISFFAKEIKSVD; from the coding sequence TTGGAGACTAAGACTAAAAAACCCAAACTGCTGAAAATTAATGGACTACGCTGGTGGATCATCGGGCTGGTCTGCCTGGCAACCATTATCAACTACATAGACCGTTCAGCACTGGCTATCATGTGGCCCGACATTTCCAATGACCTGGGAATGGATAAGAACGATTACGCGCTGATCCTTAATGTTTTCCTGGTAGCCTATGCTATCGGGCAATCGGTTTCAGGGAAGATGTTTGACAAGATCGGAACCCGTTTAGGGTTTGTCGTTTCAATTACAGTCTGGGGGCTGGCAACAGCCTTGCATGCCCTGGCAAGAGGAGTGCTTACCTTCAGTTTTTTCAGGGTACTCTTAGGATTAGGCGAAGCAGGAAACTGGCCGGGTGCGGTTAAGAGTAACGCAGAATGGTTTCCGGTGAAAGAACGGGCGTTGGCACAGGGTATCTTTAATTCCGGAGCGGCCATGGGTTCAATTGTTGCCCCACCACTCATCGCAGTTGTGTGGGTTGCCATAGGATGGAAAATGACCTTCTTGTTGCTGGGGATACTAGGGTTAATATGGGTAATCCCCTGGTTGATTTTTAATAAAGCACTACCATCAAAACATAACTGGATCACCGACGAGGAAAGAGACCATATTTTGTCCGGGATGCAACAAAAAGAAGAAGCATCTGACAAACCGGGCCTCAGTATGTCGGCTATTCTTGCCCATCGTGAATCATGGGCCGTGCTGGCTTCCCGGTTTTTTATTGAGCCGATCTGGTGGCTTTTTGTCGGATGGATGCCAATATACCTCGCTGATGTTTATGGGTTCAATGTAAAAGAAATTGGTCTCATGGCATGGGTTCCTTATGTGGGAGCAGCGCTCGGAAGTCTTTCCGGAGGGTATTACTCAGGCAGATTAATGATTAATGGAGCATCAATAGATAAAGCAAGAAAGCAAACCATACTCATTGGTTGTATCATCATGTTCCTGGGAATGGCGGCAACCATTTTGTATGGTAACACCCCCATAAAATTTGTGGCAATCGTAGCAGTAGTGCTCTTTGGCTTTCAGTTTGTTATTTCTAACATCCAAACGATTCCGAGCGACTTGTTTAGTGGTAAGTCTGTAGGCTCGTTGGCCGGATTAGGAGGCACTGTTGGTATCTTTTCAGTGATCATCATGAACTTTCTGGTCCCGGTAATTACCGAAAACTATTCCTATACCCCAATCTTTATCATGATTGCTGCTTTTGTGCCATTAGGCTACCTGTCCATCAGTTTTTTTGCTAAAGAAATTAAATCAGTTGACTAA
- a CDS encoding SDR family NAD(P)-dependent oxidoreductase yields MNTKPEHKIAIVTGATGGIGFEVAKRLGKDGYRVILNGIDDEMGAQRVEELTQEDIKAEYYGFDVTNEEEVKANIKAIGEKYGRIDVLVNNAGGLGGRSRFEEMTTEFYRKVMALNLDSVFFTSRAAIPYLKKGENATIINYTSNAGWNAGGPGAGIYGTSKAGVHAITRALAKDLAEYGIRVNAVSPGTIDTPFHAQIKETKPEVFASWKNNILLGRLGEPQEVASVVSFLASQDASFITAETIQIGGGQALGI; encoded by the coding sequence ATGAACACTAAACCTGAACATAAAATAGCGATCGTTACCGGTGCAACCGGAGGTATTGGTTTTGAGGTGGCAAAGCGCCTGGGAAAAGATGGGTACAGGGTGATATTAAATGGCATTGATGATGAGATGGGAGCGCAAAGAGTGGAAGAGCTTACCCAGGAAGATATTAAAGCAGAGTATTATGGTTTTGATGTTACCAACGAAGAAGAGGTAAAGGCTAACATTAAGGCCATCGGTGAAAAATATGGTAGAATAGATGTGCTGGTCAATAATGCCGGTGGACTTGGGGGCCGGTCGAGGTTTGAGGAAATGACGACCGAGTTTTACCGGAAAGTAATGGCACTTAACCTGGACTCCGTTTTTTTTACTTCAAGGGCAGCCATTCCTTACCTCAAAAAAGGTGAAAATGCCACGATCATTAATTACACTTCTAACGCTGGTTGGAACGCGGGAGGGCCCGGAGCCGGTATCTATGGTACATCCAAGGCGGGCGTACACGCCATCACCAGAGCATTGGCAAAAGACCTGGCCGAGTATGGCATCCGGGTAAATGCCGTATCCCCGGGCACCATTGATACGCCATTTCACGCGCAAATCAAAGAGACCAAGCCGGAAGTGTTTGCTTCCTGGAAAAACAATATCCTGTTGGGAAGATTAGGCGAACCGCAAGAAGTAGCTTCCGTGGTTTCTTTTCTTGCCAGCCAGGATGCGTCTTTTATCACTGCCGAGACCATACAGATAGGTGGTGGACAGGCACTGGGTATTTAG